One window of Fusobacterium polymorphum genomic DNA carries:
- a CDS encoding YifB family Mg chelatase-like AAA ATPase, which translates to MKKKIFTSSYLGLESYLVEVEVDISRGLPMFSIVGMGDTAILESKFRVKAALKNSDYEIVPQKIVVNLSPAGIKKEGAQFDLPIALGIILEMKLLKDKKDIFKDYLFVGELSLDGEVKGVSGTINSVILAKEKGFKGIIVPYENRNEASLIDGVDIVAVKNVTDVINFIENGIKLEFEKINLVKAEEDILDFSDVKGQYFAKRAMEISAAGGHNILLIGSPGSGKSMLAKRMIGILPEMSESEIIESTKIYSVAGELSERNPIVSKRPVRMPHHSTTLAAMVGGGKKALPGEISLASNGILILDEMSEFKHSVLEALRQPLEDGYVSITRAMYRVEFRSNFILVGTSNPCPCGNLYEGNCKCSATEIERYTKKLSGPILDRIDLVIQMKRLSEEELVNDKKEESSADIRERVIKAREIQTKRYGEAKTNSKMTQEELKKYCIIKEEDKRFLISALENLQISARVYDKILKIARTIADLAGEEEINRKHLLEAISFKKRM; encoded by the coding sequence ATGAAGAAAAAGATTTTTACAAGTAGCTATCTAGGTTTAGAATCATATTTAGTTGAAGTAGAAGTTGATATTTCAAGAGGTTTACCCATGTTTTCAATAGTTGGAATGGGAGATACAGCTATACTTGAAAGTAAGTTTAGAGTAAAAGCAGCTTTGAAAAATTCTGATTATGAGATAGTTCCTCAAAAAATAGTTGTTAATTTATCTCCAGCAGGTATAAAAAAAGAAGGAGCACAGTTTGATTTACCAATAGCTTTGGGTATAATTTTAGAGATGAAACTTTTAAAAGATAAAAAAGATATATTTAAAGATTATCTTTTTGTAGGAGAATTATCTTTAGATGGAGAAGTAAAAGGTGTGAGTGGAACGATAAATAGTGTGATTCTTGCAAAGGAAAAAGGTTTTAAGGGAATAATAGTTCCTTATGAGAATAGAAATGAAGCAAGTTTGATAGATGGTGTAGATATAGTTGCTGTTAAGAATGTAACTGATGTCATAAATTTTATAGAAAATGGTATTAAGTTAGAATTTGAAAAAATAAATTTAGTTAAAGCAGAAGAAGATATTTTAGATTTTTCTGATGTTAAAGGTCAATATTTTGCAAAAAGAGCAATGGAAATTTCGGCAGCAGGAGGACATAATATACTTTTGATAGGTAGCCCAGGTTCTGGAAAATCTATGCTTGCCAAAAGAATGATAGGCATACTTCCAGAAATGAGTGAAAGTGAAATTATTGAAAGTACAAAAATATATAGTGTTGCAGGAGAATTATCTGAAAGAAACCCAATAGTATCAAAAAGACCTGTAAGAATGCCACATCATAGTACAACACTTGCAGCTATGGTGGGTGGAGGAAAGAAAGCTTTACCAGGTGAGATAAGTTTAGCAAGTAATGGAATTTTAATACTTGATGAAATGAGTGAGTTTAAGCATTCTGTCTTAGAAGCATTAAGACAACCTTTGGAAGATGGATATGTGAGTATAACAAGAGCTATGTATAGAGTGGAATTTAGAAGTAATTTTATTTTAGTTGGAACAAGTAATCCTTGTCCTTGTGGAAATTTATATGAAGGAAACTGTAAATGTTCAGCCACAGAGATAGAAAGATATACTAAAAAATTGTCTGGACCTATTTTAGATAGAATAGATTTAGTTATACAAATGAAAAGATTGAGTGAAGAAGAATTAGTAAATGATAAAAAAGAAGAAAGTTCAGCTGATATAAGAGAAAGAGTTATAAAAGCTAGGGAAATTCAAACTAAAAGATATGGAGAGGCTAAAACTAATTCAAAGATGACTCAGGAAGAATTAAAAAAATATTGTATAATAAAAGAGGAAGATAAAAGATTTTTAATATCAGCTTTAGAAAACTTACAAATTTCTGCAAGAGTTTATGATAAAATTTTAAAAATTGCTAGAACAATAGCAGACTTAGCAGGAGAAGAAGAAATAAATAGAAAACACTTATTAGAAGCAATATCATTTAAAAAGAGGATGTAG
- a CDS encoding type IV pilus twitching motility protein PilT, translating into MDIEKIFDYARENNISDIHLLEGEKIYFRKDGEIIEYDKNIIISKDELLEICNGKIEEDFAYTDSKNQRYRVNSFLTRGKLALVIRIINKEPIKLKGKFINKLIDEKILSLKDGLVLVTGITGSGKSTTLANIIEKFNENKNLKILTIEDPIEYIFENKKSLIIQRELGKDVESFEKALKSSLRQDPDVIILGEIRDEESLYSALKLAETGHLVFSTLHTINTVESVNRLISMVRSEKKDFIREQLASVLRFILSQELHRGKKNVPIFEILNNTKAVANLILNNKLNQIPTLIESGIENFMITKEKYLKNLETESD; encoded by the coding sequence ATGGATATAGAAAAAATATTTGATTATGCTAGAGAAAATAATATTTCAGATATACATTTACTTGAAGGTGAAAAAATATATTTTAGGAAAGACGGAGAAATAATAGAATATGATAAAAATATTATAATAAGTAAAGATGAACTTTTAGAAATTTGTAATGGAAAAATTGAAGAAGATTTTGCTTATACAGATTCTAAAAATCAGAGATATAGAGTAAATTCTTTTCTAACAAGAGGAAAATTAGCCTTAGTTATTAGAATAATAAATAAAGAACCAATAAAACTTAAAGGAAAATTTATTAATAAGTTAATTGATGAAAAGATTTTATCTTTAAAAGATGGTTTAGTTTTAGTAACTGGAATTACAGGAAGTGGGAAATCAACAACTCTTGCTAATATAATAGAAAAATTTAATGAAAATAAAAATTTAAAAATTTTAACAATAGAAGACCCTATTGAATATATTTTTGAGAATAAAAAATCTTTAATTATTCAAAGGGAACTCGGAAAAGATGTTGAAAGTTTTGAAAAGGCTTTAAAAAGTTCACTAAGACAGGATCCAGATGTTATAATACTGGGAGAAATTAGAGATGAAGAAAGTTTGTATTCAGCTTTGAAGTTAGCAGAAACAGGACATTTAGTTTTTTCTACTTTGCATACAATAAATACAGTTGAGAGTGTGAATAGATTAATTTCTATGGTAAGAAGTGAGAAAAAAGATTTCATAAGGGAGCAATTGGCTTCAGTTTTAAGATTTATTCTTTCACAAGAATTGCATAGAGGAAAAAAGAATGTTCCAATTTTTGAAATTTTAAACAATACTAAGGCAGTTGCAAATTTAATTTTAAATAATAAATTAAATCAAATTCCTACTCTTATTGAAAGTGGAATAGAAAATTTTATGATAACAAAAGAAAAATATTTAAAAAATTTAGAAACAGAGAGTGATTAA